The following nucleotide sequence is from Primulina tabacum isolate GXHZ01 chromosome 2, ASM2559414v2, whole genome shotgun sequence.
CATTAGATTGGAATGCATCATCCTATTTGAGATGTGTTGGTTCCTCGGCCCAAAGGCCGTTAACTACCTCACGTCTCTGGATTGACACCCTCGAATCATTTTGTTCTGATTCATACTCGTCTTCTTCTCACCAGAAGGATCACATGTTCTTTTCATTTCAAGAAATCGTCCTTTTAAGAACCCaatatttcattttctttttccccTGAAAAAAGTTCTCGAAAGACCAACAATTCTTAGTTGTATGCTTGAATGCATAATGATACTTAGAATAGTTTACGTCTTCAAATCCTCATCGGTTTCTTGTGTGACCCCGAGCTTTTTCACCATCATTTACTCATTTGATTTACGTGTCTGTCACTTGATTTTTGTTCTTCTTTAATGGATGAATTTCTTCGTTCAATAACTTCTTCACTTATGTTAGGTGGTGTGTACTTTTCATCATGACCAAAGAGTATTGAGATTGGGGGTGAATGTCACCTGTCTTATAACTCTCTGAACCACGTTCCACCTCTTTAAGATGGTTACTCCCCCGGCTTGCCTTCAAATATTTAATCGTTTTGCTCTGCTTTTTACATAATTCATGATGTTATCAGCCAAAAGCTTTGAGGCTTCTTCTACATCTACTGCATTATTTTCTGGTGTGCTCTATTGAGGctcttgaatttttttaaacacaGTATGACCATGTTGTTGGCTTTCAATTTGTTCAACATATGTCGAACATAAATGTATGGTGCAACTTCATTAAATATGAGGTTCCTCTGGGTTGGATTGAGTATCTACAACTCTTGTCAACATTACTTCTGATCTTTGGCGGCATATCTCACGTCCCACCGGGCATCCCAGTTTTGTTTACACAAATTTTCGATGTTGCGGGAATGCCAAATGCTAAAGGCACCAATTTGTATGAAAATAATAGAAAAATCTAACTTCAAAACACAAGACAATCATGAATCTTAATTTAATTGTTAGTTCTAATTtcctaaaaaataatatgtcaaaaagaaagaaaaataatgGAAATAATACTAGAATAAACTCCGTTTGGTTCATGGTACGAGATATATAGTATGAAGATAAgtaatattttgtaataataaaataaatagaaaatgatagttaatataatgtttgattttattgatttgattgattaaatttgagataatatgatattacCATTTTGTCattgttgaaaatattaataatattatttattaagggtAATAtcgtaattttatattattgatttgattaatacgagataaattattatgaatttaattgatgtgaaataaataattaataatttgattgatcgAGATAAATAATACTTGTACAAAACAAGTGATATGATAAGACTATTTATATTAGTAATTACAAGTACTTGAACCAAACAGTACCTTTATGTATTTACAAATTATTATGAATTCACAtgacataaaaattataataacttGTTGAAATCTGGAACGAAGATAACATAAAATACTTGAAAATCTAATAAAAAAACTAGAATGCTTGAACATGAAATTGAAATTTTGTAGAGATATCTTGCAAATTGTTTAGTGATTTTTTGTTCGTTCAGTTTTCTGTCGATTGTTGTCTTTTGTTAAACTTCTGGGGAGCTCTTCCATGTCTGTCATTATCCATATGAgacagatttcttatttgggtcatccatgacaaaatattactttttatgctaagagtattactttgtattgtgaatatgggtagagttgacccgtcttacagattaagatccgtgagatggtctcacaacATGCGACTATATCTATTTCAAAGCAGTataattttcattaattttttatcttgaaAAGTGAGATACAACAATTTTACTCTGTGAAAACAAATTATAGAGATCAAAGTTTCTTAAACAAGTTCGATAGTTTTTAACTACTGCCATCAGTTTCATTTCTCACAGGATCGGTAATCACAATAGGTAGACTTCTCCTATACTGCTGGGATGTCAACCTCCTCTCGAGAGGCGTTTTCCTCTTGCTCACAACAAACCTGTTCACTCCTTTCCGCATCGGCATTATCGAGGGGAAATCTTCATCTGGGATTTGGCTAAGTTCAGAAATATCCTTTATTTGCGCAGCACGTTTGAACCACCTTTCAGCTTTCGCCTCTTCCGACATGTCTAGAGGATCTGATTCCTTCACAGCCGACCCCTCCAAGCTCTTTCCCATCCAGCTACTTCGAACATTCTCATATTCAGACATTTTCGGTTTTCCCGAATTATTACTGATAGAGTGGGACGTAATGGAGCTTTGAGCGGGGCTCGAATCTGAAGGTGTTACAATATTATCTGACAATTGTGAAGATTCTGTGCTCGTTGGTGAGTTAACCCTTTTTGGGTCAGTACTTGTATCAACCATAAACTTATCACCATAAACAGAGTTCTCTGCACTCACTGTTCTGTCGTCCTTTGTTGGCACCACAATATGTCTAGAGCTGTCAAAATTTTCTGTTTCAATCGGTACTTTATGGGAAGAGTTGTCACTGGTAGTTTTCCCTGATGTATCTAAGCCACCAGGTTGCTCTGTATCCTTTCTAGCAAAGTAGTCAGGAGGGAATGGAACAAAAGGAACAAAGTTCGAATCCTTCGCTTGATCCAAAGCTACTTGTCTTTTGTACTTGGGTGAAGTTAGAGAACGATCCTTTTTCTTGGTGACAACAAATCGGTTTTCTCCTTTGCGGATTGGCATCATTGCAGGAAAGTCCTCATCGGAAATTGTACTAGGCAAGTCCTTGTTATCATACAAATCTACCTCTTTCTTGAACCAGTTTTTTGACTTTTCAGATTGCTCATACACTTTACTTTCGCCACCTGAATCTTTCGGAAACTGAAAATTCCCAGAGAAACTCTGAGCCTCACTGCTGACCGTACCTTGACTCCTGGGCTCGGTTGAAATAGTTTCTTGGGTTCTCATTGGCAGGATTTTCAAATCCTCAACATCTGAATCTCTAGGGGAAATTTCCGAAAATCGATCCTGCTGCCCTTCATTCTCCAGTCTACTATCAATGTTGGCTTTGAACTGATAATCATCGTTATAACCCAAGCCTGATCCAGAATTTTTGGCGTTAAATAATGGGGCACCAGGTCTCCTGCAGTCGCATCTCAAGCAAACCAAATTCCTTCCATAATTAAAGAAATTGCATCTGCGACAAAGAATCTTGATTGTCATTTTACTAGTAATAAGTTTTAGGTTCTTCGTAGCTAATCGCTTCAAAATACTGTGATATAAAACAACTCTTACTGAGGGCATTCCCACTCCCCTCCAGTTAGCTGTCTCTTTGGTCTGGGTTCTTCACATTCAAGACATTCCATGTTTCTTGCGAAGTTCATAAAATTGCATCTGTCAAAACAAACAAGTTGAAAAGAGGTAACATATTGTCAATGCAGCATTATCTGTTTGGTATGCTTAAAGACCCAACAAAAAGTAAAGCATATGCCAAAACAAAACAATAACTTCAGGTAAAATGGGATGCAAACGAATTGAGGTGTTCTTTGAGTTTTTCAAGTTAAGCTTAAATATCGCGTGATTCTATATATCACTGAATTTGAACAAAGATCGAATATTTTCAAATGTATAGAAATGAATTCataatcaaattatttcatttgATAGCTTATGAGTTGCACATGAAACCGTTACGAGCTTTAATATATACATCTAATATTCAAAATTAAACGAATTCAAACCGAAATTTGAACCATCACCTGATACAAACTTGATAATTTAGTTCATACAAGCGAACCACATTCTATAAAACTTTAATTTCATTCTaaattattcattttgttaGCTTTGAGTAGGGTAAAGTTTTCTAGCCCAACTTCGAATATGATTACTATTTGGCTCAATTCAGTTCAATTGCGCCCCTAATATATACTTACTTTGAGCACACCCAGTCACCTTTCTTCATTTCAGTATTTCGTCCCAGAGGTCTTGTTGTTTGTCCATATCTCCCTGAGAACTGCTGCTCTTGAGCAGGAGCATAACCTATTGGAGCCCCGCTTACAGTACCCAGCTCATGCAACAAATTCCTGATGGATGAATCAACAAGTTCCCTACTAAACAAACCATTTTTGCCAGAAGAAACAGTTGGATTGCTCACATAACTGATTATATACTTCATTAGATCAATTGTGGTTGCTTTATCATATTCTGACGCCTGAAATCAGCAGTTTATTCATAAAAGTAAAAAAGGTTGCAAAAGACAAAATGATTAGCATGGTGgtcaaattcaaaattccaATGAATTGAAGAGTACATATGCATACAAAGCACATCAAGagaaatgatcaaataatacttAATGGTGGATTCAATTGCTCAGGCAAAGAACATGCTGAGTGCAATGACTTTCTGGTGCAAATACAATTAATACCTAATACACTCAGAACTAGATGATAAATTGTAAGTGTATCAGTGTATTAATGACTTCCACTTCTCAGCATAATAATTGTGCACCGAAAAATGGAATCGATAATAAAGAAATTCATTATGAGAACAAAATCGCTGCTTCAATTAAAGCAACAATTATTATCTTATATAAGACCTCAATGACACACTCACACCTTATCCag
It contains:
- the LOC142530355 gene encoding zinc finger protein VAR3, chloroplastic-like, which produces MGGATRFITLIVAPFPLLRPSILLLHHRLLTLTTSPLLFTLSSPYKTKSRTSHLVSSFHSQPNNNAHNLSLSATSQQQHHHPWPEWTHFLNFLLDRQAWSAPSPVDLKIPPEDAFVVYEELPDDFLLAASNCLAFARDRPNLLGLLSRRNIEAVVSNGTPFLFKSALDCARRMRAFLGSDQGNASEYDKATTIDLMKYIISYVSNPTVSSGKNGLFSRELVDSSIRNLLHELGTVSGAPIGYAPAQEQQFSGRYGQTTRPLGRNTEMKKGDWVCSKCNFMNFARNMECLECEEPRPKRQLTGGEWECPQCNFFNYGRNLVCLRCDCRRPGAPLFNAKNSGSGLGYNDDYQFKANIDSRLENEGQQDRFSEISPRDSDVEDLKILPMRTQETISTEPRSQGTVSSEAQSFSGNFQFPKDSGGESKVYEQSEKSKNWFKKEVDLYDNKDLPSTISDEDFPAMMPIRKGENRFVVTKKKDRSLTSPKYKRQVALDQAKDSNFVPFVPFPPDYFARKDTEQPGGLDTSGKTTSDNSSHKVPIETENFDSSRHIVVPTKDDRTVSAENSVYGDKFMVDTSTDPKRVNSPTSTESSQLSDNIVTPSDSSPAQSSITSHSISNNSGKPKMSEYENVRSSWMGKSLEGSAVKESDPLDMSEEAKAERWFKRAAQIKDISELSQIPDEDFPSIMPMRKGVNRFVVSKRKTPLERRLTSQQYRRSLPIVITDPVRNETDGSS